A region from the Triticum urartu cultivar G1812 chromosome 1, Tu2.1, whole genome shotgun sequence genome encodes:
- the LOC125552787 gene encoding abscisic acid receptor PYL5 gives MVGLVGGGARAWRLSDEAANGAGGGGAATEADYMRRLHGHAPGENQCTSALVKHIKAPVHLVWSLVRSFDQPQRYKPFVSRCVVRGGDLEIGSVREVNVKTGLPATTSTERLEQLDDDEHILSVKFVGGDHRLRNYSSIITVHPQSIDGRPGTLVIESFVVDVPDGNTKDETCYFVEAVIKCNLTSLAEVSERLAVQSPTSPLEQ, from the exons ATGGTGGGCCTCGTAGGTGGCGGCGCGCGGGCCTGGAGGCTCAGCGACGAGGCGGCTAACGGCGCAGGTGGAGGAGGGGCGGCGACGGAGGCGGACTACATGCGGCGGCTGCACGGCCACGCGCCCGGCGAGAACCAGTGCACCTCCGCACTCGTCAAGCACATCAAGGCCCCCGTGCACCTC GTTTGGTCGCTCGTGCGGAGCTTCGACCAGCCGCAGCGGTACAAGCCGTTCGTCAGCCGCTGCGTGGTGCGCGGTGGCGACCTCGAGATCGGCAGCGTGCGGGAGGTCAACGTCAAGACCGGTCTGCCGGCCACAACTAGCACCGAGAGGCTCGAGCAGCTGGATGACGACGAGCATATCCTCAGTGTCAAGTTTGTTGGAGGCGATCACCGGCTCAGG AACTACTCATCCATCATAACAGTCCACCCACAGAGTATTGATGGGCGGCCAGGGACACTTGTGATCGAGTCCTTCGTGGTTGATGTGCCCGACGGCAACACAAAGGATGAGACTTGCTACTTCGTTGAGGCCGTGATCAAGTGCAACCTCACATCTCTCGCTGAGGTATCGGAGCGGCTAGCAGTTCAGTCACCTACATCGCCGCTTGAACAATAG
- the LOC125552796 gene encoding uncharacterized protein LOC125552796 isoform X1 has protein sequence MTTTVSIHSSRPTIALAALESFFRAVSPEAVGAVVDYVIASSPSSTPPSELFRSLRRSFPKALLSGHRIPPFSLHQLHSTFFLAGAGRRPRPCHSFLPSAPPPRLPQRRHVRDACEDLPAASSSTAAATSCVDSHG, from the exons ATGACCACAACTGTTTCTATCCATTCGTCCCGTCCAACCATAGCGCTCGCCGCCCTCGAGAGCTTCTTCCGCGCCGTCTCGCCCGAGGCTGTAGGTGCCGTCGTCGACTACGTAAtcgcctcctccccctcctccaccccGCCCTCCGAGCTCTTCCGCTCCCTCCGCCGCTCCTTCCCCAAGGCACTGCTCTCCGGCCACCGTATTCCTCCCTTCTCTCTCCACCAGCTCCACTCTACCTTCTTTCTTGCAGGTGCAGGACGACGGCCACGGCCATGTCACAGCTTTCTGCCATCTGCTCCCCCGCCTCGGCTACCCCAAAGACGCCATGTGCGCGATGCTTGTGAGGACCTTCCCGCCGCTAGCTCCTCCACCG CTGCTGCTACGAGCTGTGTAGATTCTCATGGATGA
- the LOC125552796 gene encoding uncharacterized protein LOC125552796 isoform X2 → MTTTVSIHSSRPTIALAALESFFRAVSPEAVGAVVDYVQDDGHGHVTAFCHLLPRLGYPKDAMCAMLVRTFPPLAPPPLLLRAV, encoded by the exons ATGACCACAACTGTTTCTATCCATTCGTCCCGTCCAACCATAGCGCTCGCCGCCCTCGAGAGCTTCTTCCGCGCCGTCTCGCCCGAGGCTGTAGGTGCCGTCGTCGACTAC GTGCAGGACGACGGCCACGGCCATGTCACAGCTTTCTGCCATCTGCTCCCCCGCCTCGGCTACCCCAAAGACGCCATGTGCGCGATGCTTGTGAGGACCTTCCCGCCGCTAGCTCCTCCACCG CTGCTGCTACGAGCTGTGTAG